The Jiangella alba genome includes the window CTACGAAGGCAGCCACCACACCAGCACGAGGGACTTCACCCCTCCACCTTACCGTGGCGGCGTCAGCCGATCGGCGCGCAGTTCGCCCCGAGTTGCGTCATGCCGGCGACGAAGCCGGCGGTCAGCTCGGCGGCCTGGGTGACCTGGTCCTGGGTCACCTCGGCGGACGTGTCCGTCAGCGCGGTCCACGCCTGCGCGGCCTGGTCACCGGTGGTGACGGTGGCGCCCGCCTGCGCCTGCTCGGCCTCCTCGGCCGGCAGCGGCACATCGTGGACGGCGGCGACGAGCGCGCTCGTTCCGGCCGAGACCACGGCGAGGTTGGCGACGTCCAGCCGCACCTCGGGCCCCTGCGCCATGATCGGCTGCTCCGCCGCCACCGTGGTGCAGGCGTCGGTGACGCCGGCCGCCCAGTCCGCGAGTGTCCCGGACGGACGCGGGTCGCGGTCCGCGGCGGTGTCGTCCGATCCGCCGGACGCGACCAGCAGCACGCCGACGACGGCTGCGACCAGCAAGAACACCGCGGCCACGCCGAGAGTGAGACGAGTGCGGCGTGGCGGTGGGCGGTGGGCGACGGCCGAGGGGACGTCCTCGAGCAGTTTCACGACTCACACCTTTCGAGCCTGGCTTGGTTCCGGATCTCGCGTGTGCCGGAACCCTCGCCCCCCGTGGACCGGCGCCACTTTAGGCCATGACGAGGATCGGCATGGCACATACCCGCTCGCGCGCCGTCCACCGGGGCGGGACAAACCGGACAGCCTGCGGTTAAACCTGTGCACGTGTTCGGCTTGCCTCCCCACATGAGCGGGCTTCGCGAACTAGCCTCCGGGGTGTGAGGCATCCGGTTCCCCAGCTGTCGCTCCCGTGAGCGCCATGCGCAGCGACGCCGTCGCCGGCCCCGTTCCGACCCGGGCGGAGCTGGTCGCTCACGCCGTCGAACGGTGGAGCGGCGACCTCGCGGCGCTCGGCGGACGCGACCCGCTGCTGTCCTACCGCGACCTCAAGGTGGGCACGCTCGACCTCGCGGCCGCCGAGCCCGAGGCGCGCAAGCTGCTGCTCGAGGGCGCGCCGGTCCTGGTCTCCAAGCTGTTCCCGTACGAGCCGCTGCGGACGTCCGCGCTGCGGTCGGTGCGGGCCATCCGCGACAAGTCCCGCGAGCTGTCCCAGGAGCGCGGCATCGCCGTCAGCTACCTCGCCGTCGGCATCGCGACCTGGGCGAACCCGTTCGCGGCCCGCCGGCCGACGGCGCCGGTCATGCTCCGCTCGGCGGTCGTCGAGGCGCGCGACCCGGCCGAGACCGACTTCAGCATCACCATCGCCGACGACCCGTTCGTCAACCCGGTGCTGCTGTGGGCGCTGGACTCCCAGCTCGGGCTCCGCTTCGCCACCGACGACCTGCGCGACCCCTCCGGCCGGCTGCGGTACGCGACGGTGGTCGAGCGGCTGCGCGAGTTCGCACCGCCGCACGTCGTCGACGGCTTCGCCATCGCGCACCGGGCGGTGCTGGCGACGTTCACCACCGTTCCGCTGGCGCTCAGCCGCGACCTCGCCGCGCTCGGCGTCGACCTGCAGCGCAACGACGTCGTGGCCGCGCTGGCCGGCGACTCCGCCGCGCTGTCCGCCGTCGCCCGCACCGGCAGCCCTGCCGAGCTGCGCTACCGCGTCCTCGACACCGACACCGAGCAGGACGAGGTGGTCGCGGCCGCCGCCGGCGACGCTCACCTGCGGGTCGCCGCCGCACCCGGCACCGGCCGCACCCAGACCGTCGCTGCGCTGGTGTCCGAGCTGGTCGGACGGGGTCAGCGGGTGCTCGTGGTGGGCGAGAAGCGGGCCGTCCTCGACGACCTCGTCGCCCGCCTCGACTCCGTCGGCCTGCGCGATGTCGTCCTCGACGCGGGGCGCACGCCGCCGGCCGCCGCCGTCCAGCAGATCGCCGAGACCGCCCGCCGGCTGCGGCAGGCCCGGCCCGGCGAGTTCGAGCACATCACGCCCGGCACCGCCGCCGCGCTGGCCACGGAGCTCGACGGCTACCGCGACGCGATCCACGCCATCCGCCAGCCGTGGGGCTCGACGGCGCACGAGGCGATGGTGCTGGTCGCGACGGCGCAGGAGTTCGCCCGCACGCCGGCACGGGTCGACCCCGACGTCCTCGGGCGGGCCGGCAGCACGGCGCACGTCCGCCTGCAACTGCGCGACTTCGCCAACATCGAGGGCCTGACGCTGACGGAGTCCGGCTCGCCGTGGTTCGGCTCCGACGTCCCCGACATCCGGGCCGCCGACGCACTCTTCGGCACGGTCACCGAGCTGCGCGAACGGGCGCTGCCGCGGCTGAAGAACGCCGCCACGCGGGCCGCCGTCGAGGTCGGGCTGGCCGGGCCGGGCAGCGTCGCCGAGTGCCTCGAGACCGTCGACCTGCTGGCGTCGGTCGGGCGCACCATCGAGACGCTGGGCGCGCAGATCTGGGACGAGCCGCTCGACGAGCTGGCCGCCGCCACCGGCGACCGCGCCTACCGCGCGTCGCAGGGGGTCGAGTCCGGCTTCCTCGCCCGGCGCAAGCTGCGCAAACGGCTCGCCGACCTCACCGGCAAGGCGGGCCGGCAGCACCGTCCGCGCCAGCACGAGGGCCTCATCGCCGCGCGGCAGCAGCTGGTCACGTGGCGCGAGCGGTCCCGCGACGGCAAGGCGCCGCGCACCGGGCCGCACCTCGCCAACGCCGTCGACGCCGCGAAGGGCGTCCGGCACGCGCTGGCCTCGCTCGCCGACGGCAACCCGCGCACCGCCGACCTCGAGCACCTCTCGTTCGCCGACGTCGCGAAGCGGCTGGACGAGCTGATCGCCGACGCCGGTCACCTGCGCTCGCTGCCGCGGCTGTACGAACTGCAGGCCGAGTTGTCCGCGGCCGGGCTCGACGACCTCATCGCCGAGCTGCGCCGGCGCGGGATCGGCGCCGACCAGGTCGAGGCGGTCTTCGACTACGCCTGGTACTCGTCGCTGCTGGACCTGTGGCGTTCCACCGATTCCGCGCTCGGCCGGTTCGACCGGTACGCGCACGACCGGCGGCTGGAGGAGTTCCGGGCCGCCGACATGGTCGAGGTACGTGCCGCCGCCGGCCGCGTCCTGGAGGCGCGGCGGGCCCGGTTCGCCGACGTCGCCGCCGAGCACGAGGGCCAGACTGCCGTCCTGACCGAGTCGCCCGACAGCGCGCTGCCGGCCGCGCCGCGCGCCCTCGTCGAGGAGGCGCCGGACCTCGCGCTGGTGACCGTCCCGTGCTGGGTCGCGTCGCCGCTGGCCGTGGCTGAGCTGCTGCCGCCGCGGCCGCTGTTCGACGTCGTCGTGGTCGAGGACGCCGGCCGGCTCGCCGTCGCCGAGGCGGTCTCGGCGCTGGCCCGTGGCGCCCGCGTCGTCCTCGTCGGCGACGACGACGTCGCGCGCCCGCCGTTCACCACCGCCGTCGAGCCCGCGCCGGACCCCGACGAGCAGGAGGGGCCCTGGGCGCAGGACCCGCCCGCGTCCGTCGTCGACCTGCTGCGTGAGGCGCTGCCCGAGCGGCTGCTCACCGGGCAGTACCGCGTCCGCGACGACCGCCTCGTCGGCTTCGCCGCCCGCACCACGCACGCCGCCCGCCTGACGACCGTCCCCGGTGTCGGCGGCACCGACCGCGTGACCATGGAGATCGTCGACTCCGACCCCATCGCCGACGACCCCGTCGACAGTTCGTCCGACGAGGTCGGCCGCGTTGTCGACCTGGTGCTGGACCACGTCCGCAAGCGTCCGCACGAGAGCCTGGGCGTCGTCACGCTCGGCCCGCGGCACGCCGAGCGGCTCGACGCGGCGCTGCGGCACGCGCTGATCCGGGCCCCCGAGGTGGCGCCGCACCTGCGCGGCGACCGCGCCGAGCCCTTCTTCATCAAGGACGTCGAGCGGGTCTCCGGCGACGTCCGCGACGCGATCATCCTCACGCTCGGATACGGCCGGTCGGTCGACGGGCGCATTCTCTACCGCTTCGGCGCCCTGGGCCGGCCCGGCGGCGAGCGGCGGCTCAGCGCGGCGACCCTGTGCTCGCGCGAGCGGCTGACCGTCGTCGCGACCTTCGGCGCCGAGGACCTCAGCCCGCGGCGGCTGACGACGCCCGGTGCGCAGGCGCTCGGGCAGTTCCTGGCGTACGTGCAGCGGGGTCCGCAGCCCGACTGGGTCGAGGGCGCCACGGCGGCGCCGGGCCGGTCCGGCCTGCTCGCCGAGACCGTCGCCGAGCGGCTCCAGGCGGCCGGCGTCGAGGCTGAGATCGTGCTCGGCCACGGCGGGCCCGGCGGTGTCGCGGTCGCGGTCCGGCACCCGACGCGGCGATCGCGGTTCGTGCTGGCCGTCGAGACCGACGGTGAGACGTACGCGGCCCGGCGCAGCGCGCGCGAGCGGGAGCGGCTGCGGCAGGAGCAGTTGACGCGGCTGGGCTGGACGGTGCACCGCATCTGGTCGGCGGCGTGGGCGGCCGACCCGGACGCCGAGACCGAGCGGCTGCTGGCGACGTACGAGCAGGCGGTCCGCGACGCCGACGCCTACGACTGGGCCGTCGCGGCGGCCGAGGCCGACATCGTGGCGGGTATGCCGGAGGACGAGCCGTTCCCGGCGCAGGGGACCGTCGCCGCTCAGCGACCGCCCGTCGGTCAGCGGTCGGTGCCCGCCGCCAAGGGAGCCCCGCGGCCGGCGTCCGGCCAGACCGCCGCTGCGCCCGGCGACGCCGGGCAGGCGCCCGCCGAGCGCCCGTCGCCGCCCGGCGAGGCGTCCGCGTCCGGCAAGGCGGCAGCCGACCCAGCGGCCGGCGTGGCCCCGACGACAGACGGCGGGGCCGCACCCTCGGGCGCGACGACCGCTGACGGCGAAACGACGGCGGCCGGGAGCGCCCAGACCGCGGATCGCTCCGCCTCGAGCACCACGTCCACCGCCGACGGCACCTCGGCCGCCGACCCCGCGACCGCTGACCCCGCGTCGGCCGCTGGTAACGCGTCGTCCGCGGGCGGCAGTGCTGCGACGACCGGTTCGGCAACGGCGGACGGCAAGGCATCCGCCGCCGGCAACGCCACGGCCGCCGGTCCGGACGCCCCGCACGGCACGTCGTCCACGTCCGGCACCACCGCGGCCGCTGATCCGAAGGGCGCGAAGGGGAAGGCGTCGGCCGGATCATCCACGTCCGGCGACTCCGCGGCGGCCGGGGCCTCGCCGACCACCGCCGGCCCGGAGCCCGTCGGTTCCGATCCCGACGCGGAGCTCGAGCCGGTGCGTCAGGGCAACCGTCCGCTGATCGTGAGCGGCCGGTCGGTCAGTGACTACACCGGCCGCGAGCTGGCGGCGCTGGCCCGCTGGACCGAGTCCGACGGCGTCGGCCGCCGCGTCGATGACGTGGTCGGGCTGCTCGCCACGGACCTCGCCCTCGACCTCGCGGACCCCCGCACCACCGACGTCCTCCGCCACGCCGTCCGCGTCGCCCGCGCCGGCTCGCCCGCTGCCTGAAACCGACGGCCTCGCGCCGCCGGTTCACCCCTGACCGGAGCCCGTCCACCGGCTGACCTGGCGGATCCGGAAATCGGCCGCCGGTCTCACAGGATGGTGTTCTACGCTGGTGATCTTCCAGCCAGTGAGCCGTTCAGGGGGAGCAGACAACCGTGCGCGTCGACGAGATCATGACCAACCCCACCATCACCGACTCCACCACGGGGACGCTGCGCAGCGCCGCCGAGCAGATGTGGAGGCAGCAGACCGGGTCGGTGGTCATCGTCGAGGGCGACGAGATCGTGGGCATCATCACCGAGCGCGACGTCATGCGAGCGGTCGGCCGGGGCGCCGATCCCGACGAGGCGCCGATCACCGAGGTCATGACGCGCGAGGTCATCACGGCCGAGCCCGGCACCCACGTGCGTGAGGCGGCCCGGTTGATGGCGCAGCACTGGATCAGGCACCTGCCGATCGTCGACGACGGCAAGCTGGCCGGCATCCTGAGCCAGCGTGACGTCATCGGCGTGTTCGCGGCACTCTGGTACGAGACCGGTGCGCCGGAGATCGACGTCGACAACCTGGTCCGGCAGCGCCGGCTCGCCCGCGTCGAGGCGGGCGACCTGGACTGAACCAGCGGATCGAACGGCCGGCGGCGCCGGCCCTACGGTTCGACCAACGAGAGGAACGACGGGCATGAGCAGCGCATCCGGGTGGGAGGACGACATCGAGGTCCTGCCCGACACCACCACCGACGAACGCCCGACCGGCTGGGGCGACGACGACGCCTCCAACGACGCGCGGCTGCTCGAGGAGCGCCCGCCGCACTGGTGAGCTGGCGGTCGTCTGACCTGGTGACGGTCTGGCCCGGTGACGGCTCGACCGGGCGGCGTCCGACGCCACACGGTGCCGCGCGAAGGGGACGGGGACGACTGTTCCGGCTCGGTGACCTGAGCGCCAACTGTTGGCGCTCAGGTCACCACGCCGGGAGAGATGCCGGACCCAACCAGCCGGACCCCGACACGGCCGCGTCCGACAGAGCCGCGTCCGACAGGGCGGCCGCCCGGCCTTCGCGGCCGTCGGGCCCGGCTACCCGCCTGACCTGGCCGTCGAACGGGCGCCGGCGACGTACACGGCGGGCGCCCGTTCGGCAGCCGGAGGCTCAGACGCGGTCGCGCAGGGCGTCGCGGATCTCGCGCAGCAGCAGGATCTGCTCCTCCGGCTCGATCTCCTCCTCGCCCTCCGGCTCCTTGGCCCGCATCTCGCGCATCTTGTTGATCGGCACGACGATGAAGAAGTAGATGGCCGCCGCGACGCAGAGGAAGTTGAAGATCGCGGCAAGGATCAGCCCGATGGAGAAGTGGGCGTCGTTGATGGTGAAGTTGCCGACGGCCGTGAGGTCCGGCTTACCGAAGATCGCCGCGATCAGTGGGTTGATGAACCCCTCGACCAGCGCGTTGACGATGGCCGTGAACGCGGCGCCGATGACCACCGCGACCGCCAGTTCGACGACGCTCCCCCGGCTGATGAAGTCCCTGAAACCCTTGAGCATGCGCTCTTCCCTTCTCCCGTGCAAGGACGCTTGGCCGGGCACACCTTAGCCGTTGAAACGTCGTGATCAGGGGAAATCACGACACACCGACGATGAACGACAGCCGCGACGTCACGGCGGCAGTGGCCAGACCGGCGGCCTGATCGGGCGTGGCGGCGACGAGCACCAGCGCGCCCTCGACCAGGCCGCCGTCGCCCGCCGCGGGCACCATCAGCACAGGCACGTCCGCCGCGACGACGTCCGTGCGAGCCGCGCCGTCGAGCGTCGTGGCCAGCAGGTCGATGCGGTCGCCGGGCCGCAACTGGCCCACCGCGCCCGCGTCGGCCACGCGCACCGGCGTCGCGACGACGTCGTCACCCCAGCCCTCGAGCAGGCCGGGGCCGAGTAATCGCCGGTCGGTGATGGGCTCGCCGGCCCGGACGGGCGCCGCGAGCAGCGCACCGGCCGCCTCGGCGCGTCCGACGGAGCCGCCGGGGACCACGTCGGGCGGTAAGGCCGCGACGGTCAGGTCGTCGTCGGCGAGGACGGCACCGCCGGGCAGGTCGCGCGCGGCCACGACCACGTCGACCGTCGGCGGTGCGCCGGGCGACGCGGCCTGGATGGCGAACGCGACCGCAGCGGCGGCCAGCCCGGCGGCGAGCAGCCGACGATGCCAGCCGGCCGCGCGGAGCAGGCGCTGGAGGGCGGAGCGGAGGTCGTCCATGTCGACGACGCTAAGCGCTTCGGAACCCGCCGAACGGGTTGTCCACAGGGCCGATTCGGGCCGGCCCCGCCTGTGGATGGATCAGGCGGCGGGGGAGGAGGCCTTCGAACCGGAGGAGGAGTCCTTCGTGGTGGTCGAGCTCTTCGTCGACGAGTCGCCGCTGCTCTTGCTCGAGTCGCTCGACGACGACGAGGAGTCCTTGCTGCTGCTCGCCGGCGTGCTGGACGTGGTGGTGGAGCGGCTGTCGTTGCGGTAGAAGCCCGAGCCCTTGAACACGACGCCGACGGCGGAGAACACCTTGCGCAGGCGGCCGCCGCAGGCGGGGCACTCGGTCAGGGCGTCGTCGCTGAACTTCTGCACGGCCTCCAAGGGCTCGCCGCAGTCAGTGCAGACGTACTGGTAGGTGGGCACGCGTGGATCCTCCTGGGTCGCCGCCGAAGGCCGACGGCTCTTAGCACTCTCAACCCTCGACTGCCAAGAATAATGCCCGGTCCGACCCGGCATTGTCCACGCGGGCATCTCCGGCCCGCGCGCACGGCCTGTCCGCCGCGGCCGGCTGCCTGCCCCCGCCGCACGACCCCACCCGATGCCCAGCCGCCTGAACGCCGTCGGAGGCTGTTCGTGCGCGCGGCCGCCTGGGTATGGCCCGCCCCGGTCCGGGAGGGACCCCACCCTACGGGTGGGCACCGACAGTCGCGTTCACGTTTGCACGGCGACGACGACGCCCACAGCGGCGACGGCCCAGAGCACGCTGGCCAGCGTCCCGATGATGAACCGTTCCGCCGCCGCGGGCCGGCGCAGCTCCGGATAGCGGCCGAGTCCCTTGACGCCCAGGACGAGCGCGAGCCCTTCCGGCCAGCCGGCGAGCAGGGTGACGGCGACGGCGACGCGCTCGAGGGCGCCGATGGACGTGCCGCCGCGCAGGGTCTCCGGGTCGGACACGGCCGCCGTGGCGTCGCCGCCCACGCCGTCGCCGCCCGCTCCGCCATCGTCCGCGGACCCGATGCCGACGGACTCGGCGTCAGCGGCACCGACGTGAACGGACCCGGCGCCGACGGCTCCGACGTTGACGGACCCGGCGACGGAGGGCGCGGTGATGGAGGACCCGAGGTCGGCGGTGCGGCGGTCGGCGACCCGGAGCAGCGCCGTCGCGATGACGCTGCCGCCCGTGACCGCGGCGACGACGGCGGCCGCACGGGCGAAGTTGAGCAGTCCGTCGCCGGCCGGATCGCCGCCGAGTCCGAACAGCGCCGCCGCTCCGGCCAGCACGATCGGCACCGCGGCCGCGGCCAGCCACGTCGCCGTTCCGGCCGAGGGCCGGCGGTGCTCGACGGCGTACCAGACGACGGCTCCGGCCACGGCTGCGGCGGCGAGCAGGACCACCGCTGCGACGGTCATGCGGCCTCCTGGAGCAGCCGCGTCACGACCGGCCGGGCGTCGCGTTCCTGCTGCCAGAGCGCGACCGCGAGCCGCTGCCCGACGGCTTGGCGGGTGACGCCGAGGATGTCGGCGGCTTCGGCGAAGGTGTGGCCGGCCTCGACGAGGTCGACGGCGGCCCAGCCGGCGGCGCTGCGCCGTGCGATGACGGCCGCGACGAGCGTCAGGACGGCGTCGGCCTCTTGCGCGCGCTCGGGGTCGGTCCCGGCGACGGCGACGTGTTGCGGCCGCAGCTTGGCGGCGTCGAGCGCTTCGCGGGCGTGGATGAACGCGGGCCCGCGCGCGGACCGGGTGCTGCCGGGCAGCGGCTCCTCGACCGGCCCCGCGCCGATGCCGACGCTCCACGCGTCGACCCGCAGCAGCAGCAGCGCGGCGTCGACGGCGGCGTCGGGCTCGGCGAGCACGCCCTGGAACTCGTCGCCGGCGGTGCGCTCGAACGTGAGCAGCGGCTCGTGCACCAGCTGCTTCAGCGTGGACAGGGCGTCCTCGACCAGGTCGCGGCCGCGGCGGCTGCCGCGTTGGTCGACGGTCAGGACGAACGGCACAGTGCAAGGCTACGGCCTGGCGTCCACAGGTGCAAGGCTGAGGGCTTTCTTCACCGGGAGGAAACCCCAAGGCCTTGCCGTCGAGGCACACCGGTGACGGCAGTCAGGCCGCCGTGATCGGTCGCCTAGTCTGTCCCGGTGACTCGTCGCCGCATCGCCGCCGGGCTCGCCGTCCTGGCGGGCCTGGTCGTGCTGGCGCTCGTCGCCACGGCCTCGGTCGGCGTCTGGTCGGTGCGCCGCGCCTACCCCGACTACGACGGCTCCGCCGAGCTCCCGCGCCTGACGGCCGACGTCGAGGTGATCCGCGACGAGAACGGCATCCCGCACATCTACGCCGACACCGCCGAGGACCTGTTCCGGGCGCAGGCGTACGTGCACGCGCAGGACCGCTTCTGGCAGATGGACTTCCGGCGTCACGTCACGTCGGGCCGGCTGTCGGAGCTGTTCGGCGAGGACCAGGTCGAGACCGACGCGTTCGTCCGGACGCTCGGCTGGACCGACGTCGCGCGCGCGGAGTTGCCGCTGATCAGCCCGGAGAGCCGGCGCTACTTCGACGCGTACGCCGACGGCGTCAACGCCTGGCTCGACCACACCGACGGCGGCGAGCGCGGCCTCGCCTACACGCTGCTCGGCCTGACCGGCGGCGACGACGCGCCCAGCCGCTGGACCCCGGTCGACTCGCTGAGCTGGCTGAAGGCGATGGCGTGGGACCTGCGCGGCAACATGCAGGACGAGCTGAGCCGGTCGCTGATCGCGGGCAGCGGCCTTCCCGCCGACCGCGTCGAGCAGCTCTGGCCCGAATCGCCGAGCGAGCTCACGCCGCCGATCGTCCCGGACGAGTACGTCTCACCGCGGCTGCCCGACACGCTGAACGGGCCTGACGGCACACCGGTGCCGCTGGCGCCCGCCGCGGCCGACGCCATCCAGCGCGCCGCCGACGGCCTCGACGCCGCGCCGGTCACGTTCGGCGACGGTGACGGCGTCGGCTCGAACTCGTGGGTGGTCGCCGGCGACCACACCGAGTCCGGCGCGCCGCTGCTGGCCAACGACCCGCACCTGGCGCCGTCGATGCCGTCGATCTGGTACCAGGTCGGCCTGCACTGCCGCGACGTCGGCCCGGCCTGCCCGTTCGACGTCGTCGGCTACTCGTTCGCCGGGCTGCCGGGCGTGATCATCGGCCACAACCAGGACGTCGCCTGGGGGTTCACCAACCTCAGCCCGGACGTCACCGATCTCTACCTCGAGCAGGTCCGCGGCAACTCCTACCTCGTCGGCGACGACTGGGTGCCGCTGGAGGTGCGCGAAGAGACCATCCGGGTGGCCGGCGGCGACGACGTCACCATCACCGTCCGCCGCACCCGGCACGGCCCGCTCATCTCCGAGCGCGACGACGACATCGAGGACGTCGGCGGCGAGGCGCGGGTCGAGGCCGAGCCACCGCCGGACGACGGGTACGAGGTCGCGCTGCGCTGGACGGCGCTCGATCCGG containing:
- a CDS encoding DUF4011 domain-containing protein, which codes for MRSDAVAGPVPTRAELVAHAVERWSGDLAALGGRDPLLSYRDLKVGTLDLAAAEPEARKLLLEGAPVLVSKLFPYEPLRTSALRSVRAIRDKSRELSQERGIAVSYLAVGIATWANPFAARRPTAPVMLRSAVVEARDPAETDFSITIADDPFVNPVLLWALDSQLGLRFATDDLRDPSGRLRYATVVERLREFAPPHVVDGFAIAHRAVLATFTTVPLALSRDLAALGVDLQRNDVVAALAGDSAALSAVARTGSPAELRYRVLDTDTEQDEVVAAAAGDAHLRVAAAPGTGRTQTVAALVSELVGRGQRVLVVGEKRAVLDDLVARLDSVGLRDVVLDAGRTPPAAAVQQIAETARRLRQARPGEFEHITPGTAAALATELDGYRDAIHAIRQPWGSTAHEAMVLVATAQEFARTPARVDPDVLGRAGSTAHVRLQLRDFANIEGLTLTESGSPWFGSDVPDIRAADALFGTVTELRERALPRLKNAATRAAVEVGLAGPGSVAECLETVDLLASVGRTIETLGAQIWDEPLDELAAATGDRAYRASQGVESGFLARRKLRKRLADLTGKAGRQHRPRQHEGLIAARQQLVTWRERSRDGKAPRTGPHLANAVDAAKGVRHALASLADGNPRTADLEHLSFADVAKRLDELIADAGHLRSLPRLYELQAELSAAGLDDLIAELRRRGIGADQVEAVFDYAWYSSLLDLWRSTDSALGRFDRYAHDRRLEEFRAADMVEVRAAAGRVLEARRARFADVAAEHEGQTAVLTESPDSALPAAPRALVEEAPDLALVTVPCWVASPLAVAELLPPRPLFDVVVVEDAGRLAVAEAVSALARGARVVLVGDDDVARPPFTTAVEPAPDPDEQEGPWAQDPPASVVDLLREALPERLLTGQYRVRDDRLVGFAARTTHAARLTTVPGVGGTDRVTMEIVDSDPIADDPVDSSSDEVGRVVDLVLDHVRKRPHESLGVVTLGPRHAERLDAALRHALIRAPEVAPHLRGDRAEPFFIKDVERVSGDVRDAIILTLGYGRSVDGRILYRFGALGRPGGERRLSAATLCSRERLTVVATFGAEDLSPRRLTTPGAQALGQFLAYVQRGPQPDWVEGATAAPGRSGLLAETVAERLQAAGVEAEIVLGHGGPGGVAVAVRHPTRRSRFVLAVETDGETYAARRSARERERLRQEQLTRLGWTVHRIWSAAWAADPDAETERLLATYEQAVRDADAYDWAVAAAEADIVAGMPEDEPFPAQGTVAAQRPPVGQRSVPAAKGAPRPASGQTAAAPGDAGQAPAERPSPPGEASASGKAAADPAAGVAPTTDGGAAPSGATTADGETTAAGSAQTADRSASSTTSTADGTSAADPATADPASAAGNASSAGGSAATTGSATADGKASAAGNATAAGPDAPHGTSSTSGTTAAADPKGAKGKASAGSSTSGDSAAAGASPTTAGPEPVGSDPDAELEPVRQGNRPLIVSGRSVSDYTGRELAALARWTESDGVGRRVDDVVGLLATDLALDLADPRTTDVLRHAVRVARAGSPAA
- a CDS encoding CBS domain-containing protein, which translates into the protein MRVDEIMTNPTITDSTTGTLRSAAEQMWRQQTGSVVIVEGDEIVGIITERDVMRAVGRGADPDEAPITEVMTREVITAEPGTHVREAARLMAQHWIRHLPIVDDGKLAGILSQRDVIGVFAALWYETGAPEIDVDNLVRQRRLARVEAGDLD
- the mscL gene encoding large conductance mechanosensitive channel protein MscL; its protein translation is MLKGFRDFISRGSVVELAVAVVIGAAFTAIVNALVEGFINPLIAAIFGKPDLTAVGNFTINDAHFSIGLILAAIFNFLCVAAAIYFFIVVPINKMREMRAKEPEGEEEIEPEEQILLLREIRDALRDRV
- the cpaB gene encoding Flp pilus assembly protein CpaB — protein: MDDLRSALQRLLRAAGWHRRLLAAGLAAAAVAFAIQAASPGAPPTVDVVVAARDLPGGAVLADDDLTVAALPPDVVPGGSVGRAEAAGALLAAPVRAGEPITDRRLLGPGLLEGWGDDVVATPVRVADAGAVGQLRPGDRIDLLATTLDGAARTDVVAADVPVLMVPAAGDGGLVEGALVLVAATPDQAAGLATAAVTSRLSFIVGVS
- a CDS encoding FmdB family zinc ribbon protein: MPTYQYVCTDCGEPLEAVQKFSDDALTECPACGGRLRKVFSAVGVVFKGSGFYRNDSRSTTTSSTPASSSKDSSSSSSDSSKSSGDSSTKSSTTTKDSSSGSKASSPAA
- a CDS encoding penicillin acylase family protein yields the protein MTRRRIAAGLAVLAGLVVLALVATASVGVWSVRRAYPDYDGSAELPRLTADVEVIRDENGIPHIYADTAEDLFRAQAYVHAQDRFWQMDFRRHVTSGRLSELFGEDQVETDAFVRTLGWTDVARAELPLISPESRRYFDAYADGVNAWLDHTDGGERGLAYTLLGLTGGDDAPSRWTPVDSLSWLKAMAWDLRGNMQDELSRSLIAGSGLPADRVEQLWPESPSELTPPIVPDEYVSPRLPDTLNGPDGTPVPLAPAAADAIQRAADGLDAAPVTFGDGDGVGSNSWVVAGDHTESGAPLLANDPHLAPSMPSIWYQVGLHCRDVGPACPFDVVGYSFAGLPGVIIGHNQDVAWGFTNLSPDVTDLYLEQVRGNSYLVGDDWVPLEVREETIRVAGGDDVTITVRRTRHGPLISERDDDIEDVGGEARVEAEPPPDDGYEVALRWTALDPGRTADAIFALNRAGDWESFRSAASMFDVPSQNLVYADTDGNIGYQAPGRIPVRTSYDGRYPVPGWTGTYEWAGYIPFASLPSVLNPAQGYVVTANQPVTSDRYPFLLTGDFDPGHRAGRINDLLAERVDSGEPVGVEDMAAIQLDSYSDAADILVPYLLELDAPEGYYGDGLRLLRDWDKSMTADSAAAAYFNAVWRNLLELTFHDELPEDEWPDGGGRWFEVVRNLLQVPTDSFWDDVSSENVTETRDIILVEAARDARDEMTREQGKDASKWEWGRLHGLELTEPTFGTSDIGLVEWLFNRGPVEVGGGGSIVLANAWDAAEGYETVWSPSMRMIVDLDDLDASRWIDLTGISGHPFHDNYWDQTELWRDGETLPMRWDEDGVRDAGEHTFTFRPTEPSASP